A region from the Triticum urartu cultivar G1812 chromosome 1, Tu2.1, whole genome shotgun sequence genome encodes:
- the LOC125528339 gene encoding serine/threonine protein phosphatase 2A 57 kDa regulatory subunit B' kappa isoform, producing the protein MWKQFLSKLPRTKSSGGGGGDSGQCSGGGNGNPIQRTSSVPAGGGGRSASTIKRMSSAVFPSSVVAGIEPLVAFKDVPSSERHNLFVSKLGLCCAVFDFSDPAKSSAEKDIKRQTLLDLIDFVDSTTGRYPEAVIAACSRMLAVNLFRVFPPSYRSGGSSSGGGGEGDEDEPMFDPAWCHLQLVYELLLKFIGSNSLDAKIGKKYFDHSFIVRLLNLLDSEDPRERDSLKTILHRIYGKFMVHRPFIRKAVSNIFYHFVFETQRHNGIAELLEVFGSVISGFALPLKEEHKIFLWRVLIPLHKPKSVGVYLQQLTYCVTQFLEKDPKLAGSIIIGLLRYWPVTNSQKEVMFLSEIEEILEATSMVEFQKCMVPLFRRIAQCINSSHFQVAERALFMWNNDHIISLVAQNRQVIMPIIVPALEQNGQNHWNHAVLNLTANVMKMFSEMDEELFSACLTKCKEDEENQASMEEKRRLKWAKLESAAALQPVTGHTAVLVG; encoded by the exons ATGTGGAAGCAGTTCCTCAGCAAGCTGCCGCGGACCAAgtcctcgggcggcggcggcggcgactcggGCCAGTGCAGCGGCGGCGGCAATGGCAACCCGATACAACGCACCAGCAGCGTGCCGGCCGGCGGGGGCGGCCGCTCCGCCTCCACCATCAAGCGCATGTCGTCGGCGGTCTTCCCCTCCAGCGTCGTCGCCGGGATCGAGCCGCTCGTCGCCTTCAAGGACGTGCCCAGCTCCGAGCGCCACAACCTGTTCGTCAGCAAGCTCGGCCTCTGCTGCGCCGTCTTCGACTTCTCCGACCCGGCCAAGAGCTCCGCCGAGAAGGACATCAAGCGGCAGACGCTGCTGGATCTCATCGACTTCGTCGACTCCACCACCGGCCGCTACCCGGAGGCCGTCATCGCCGCCTGCTCCAGGATGCTCGCCGTCAACCTCTTCCGGGTGTTCCCCCCGAGCTACAGGTCCGGTGGCTCGtcatccggcggcggcggcgagggcgacGAGGACGAGCCGATGTTCGACCCCGCGTGGTGCCACCTGCAGCTGGTGTACGAGCTGCTGCTCAAGTTCATCGGATCCAACTCCCTGGATGCCAAGATAGGGAAGAAGTACTTCGACCACTCCTTCATCGTCAGGCTGCTCAACCTGCTCGACTCCGAGGACCCCAGAGAGCGAGACTCCCTCAAGACCATCCTCCACAGGATCTACGGCAAGTTCATGGTGCACCGGCCGTTCATCCGCAAGGCGGTGAGCAACATATTCTACCACTTCGTGTTCGAGACCCAGCGGCACAACGGGATCGCCGAGCTGCTCGAGGTGTTCGGCAGCGTCATCAGTGGCTTTGCATTGCCTCTCAAGGAAGAACACAAGATCTTTCTCTGGAGAGTTTTGATTCCTCTGCACAAGCCGAAGTCAGTTGGGGTGTATCTCCAGCAGCTGACATACTGTGTGACACAGTTTCTAGAAAAGGACCCCAAGCTTGCCGGATCGATAATCATTGGTCTGCTGAGATATTGGCCGGTGACAAATAGTCAGAAGGAGGTGATGTTCCTGAGTGAGATTGAGGAGATCCTGGAGGCTACCAGCATGGTGGAGTTCCAGAAATGTATGGTTCCATTGTTTCGGCGGATAGCTCAGTGCATCAACAGTTCTCATTTCCAG GTTGCTGAAAGAGCACTCTTCATGTGGAACAATGATCACATCATCAGCCTGGTGGCACAAAACCGGCAAGTGATCATGCCCATCATCGTTCCGGCGCTAGAACAGAATGGCCAGAACCACTGGAACCACGCGGTCCTGAACCTGACCGCCAACGTAATGAAGATGTTCTCCGAGATGGACGAGGAACTATTCTCGGCGTGCCTAACAAAGTGCAAGGAGGACGAGGAAAACCAGGCGTCGATGGAGGAGAAGCGGAGGCTGAAGTGGGCGAAACTAGAGTCCGCCGCAGCTCTCCAGCCAGTGACTGGCCACACCGCCGTCCTGGTGGGGTAG